One window of Apteryx mantelli isolate bAptMan1 chromosome 8, bAptMan1.hap1, whole genome shotgun sequence genomic DNA carries:
- the NEXN gene encoding nexilin isoform X5 yields the protein MNDIAQKTEILLSSSKPVQKSYVPKLHKGDVKDKFEAMQKAREERNERRSRDEKQRRKEQYVREREWNRRKQEMKELLASDEDDDAKSSKIEKGYVPKLIGTVKGKFAEMEKQRQEEERKRMEEERKRRIEQDMIEKRKIQRELAKKAQESENTDNETQEPLSPGKLKVTFEELERQRQENQRRQAEEEARQRLEEEKRAFEEARQQMINEGADEESENSVKEFRPGKLKLSFEEMERQRREEEKRKAEEEARRRIEEEKRAFAEARKNMQVLDDESPEMFKTISQESLIPGKLEINFEELLRQKMEEEKRRTEEQRRQKLEMEKQEFQQLRQEMGELEEESETFELSKEYEELMKLKRSGSIQAKNLKSKFEKIGQLSQEEIQKKIEEERAKRRAMDEEIREREAEKFQEDDEVDVRPAKKSEAPFTHKVNMKARFEQMARAREEEEQRRIEEQKLLRMQFEQKEIDAALQKKREEEEEEEGSIINGSTCEDEEDQARSGAPWFKRPLKNTSVVDGEPVRFTVKVTGEPKPEVTWWFEGEMLQDSEDYQYIERGETYCLYLPETFPEDEGEYMCKAVNNRGTSASTCILTIETDDY from the exons ATGAATGACATTGCACAGAAGACTGAG ATTCTGCTTTCTTCATCTAAACCCGTCCAAAAATCCTATGTGCCCAAGCTTCACAAGGGTGATGTAAAGGATAAATTTGAagctatgcagaaagcaagggaagaaagaaatgaaaggcgatctagagatgaaaagcaaagaagaaaagaacaatatgttagagagagagaatggaacaggagaaagcaggag ATGAAAGAACTACTTGCATCTGATGAAGACGATGATGCAAAATCATCTAAAATAGAAAAAGGTTATGTTCCAAAGCTGATAG GAACTGTTAAAGGCAAATTTGCAGAAATGGAGAAGCAAaggcaagaagaagaaagaaaaagaatggaagaggaaagaaagcgcAGAATTGAACAGGATATGATTGAGAAAAGGAAAATTCAAAGAGAATTGGCAAAAAAAGCACAGGAG AGTGAAAACACAGATAATGAAACACAAGAGCCTCTTTCTCCTGGTAAGCTGAAAGTAACATTTGAAGAACTTGAAAGACAAAGACAGGAAAACCAAAGGCGGcaagcagaggaagaagcaagACAGCGTTTAGAAGAGGAAAAACGTGCCTTTGAAGAAGCTAGACAGCAAATG ATAAATGAAGGTGCCGATGAGGAATCTGAAAATTCTGTTAAGGAATTCCGTCCTGGTAAACTCAAACTCAGTTTTGAGGAGATGGAAAGAcagaggagagaagaagaaaagaggaaagcagaagaagAAGCAAGACGACGCATAGAAGAGGAGAAAAGGGCATTTGCTGAAGCAAGAAAGAATATG CAGGTGCTGGATGATGAATCACCAGAAATGTTTAAAACCATTTCTCAAGAATCTCTCATACCTGGTAAACTGGAAATTAATTTTGAGGAGTTGCTGAGacaaaaaatggaagaagagaaaagacgCACAGAAGAGCAGCGTAGGCAAAAGTTGGAAATGGAAAAGCAAGAATTTCAGCAGCTGAGACAGGAAATGGGAGAG CTAGAAGAGGAGTCTGAAACTTTTGAATTAAGCAAAGAATATGAAGAATTAATGAAGTTAAAAAGAAGTGGCTCTATTCAGGCAAAGAACTTAAAGAGCAAGTTTGAAAAAATAGGACAATTGTCtcaagaagaaatacagaaaaagattGAAGAAGAGCGAGCTAAGAGAAGAGCAATGGATGAAGAAAtaagagaaagggaagcagaaaaatTTCAAGAG GATGATGAGGTAGATGTGAGACCAGCCAAGAAATCAGAGGCTCCATTTACTCATAAAGTAAACATGAAGGCCCGTTTTGAGCAAATGGCAAGAgccagagaagaggaagaacagagaAGAATTGAAGAACAAAAATTACTACGCATGCAGTTTGAACAAAAAGAAATTGATGCTGCATTACAGAAG aaaagggaagaggaagaggaggaggaaggaagcattATTAATGGTTCTActtgcgaagatgaggaggatcAAGCTCGATCTGGAGCTCCCTGGTTCAAGAGGCCACTAAAAAACACATCAGTTGTTGATGGCGAGCCAGTGAGATTTACTGTTAAAGTTACTGGGGAACCAAAACCCGAAGTCACTTGGTGGTTTGAGGGCGAAATGTTGCAGGACTCTGAGGACTACCAGTATATTGAAAGAGGAGAAACCTATTGCCTTTATTTGCCAGAAACCTTCCCAGAAGATGAAGGGGAATATATGTGTAAAGCAGTCAACAACAGAGGCACATCTGCTAGCACCTGTATTCTCACCATTGAAA CTGATGACTACTAA
- the NEXN gene encoding nexilin isoform X2, whose protein sequence is MNDIAQKTEILLSSSKPVQKSYVPKLHKGDVKDKFEAMQKAREERNERRSRDEKQRRKEQYVREREWNRRKQEMKELLASDEDDDAKSSKIEKGYVPKLIGTVKGKFAEMEKQRQEEERKRMEEERKRRIEQDMIEKRKIQRELAKKAQEIDDLNNTGTESGAEEGDDSLLVTVVPVKPTKTPGKMKINFENIGKERAEQTQREDEEKQLKYEKHKQPLKEAKCLSFVMSENTDNETQEPLSPGKLKVTFEELERQRQENQRRQAEEEARQRLEEEKRAFEEARQQMINEGADEESENSVKEFRPGKLKLSFEEMERQRREEEKRKAEEEARRRIEEEKRAFAEARKNMVLDDESPEMFKTISQESLIPGKLEINFEELLRQKMEEEKRRTEEQRRQKLEMEKQEFQQLRQEMGELEEESETFELSKEYEELMKLKRSGSIQAKNLKSKFEKIGQLSQEEIQKKIEEERAKRRAMDEEIREREAEKFQEDDEVDVRPAKKSEAPFTHKVNMKARFEQMARAREEEEQRRIEEQKLLRMQFEQKEIDAALQKKREEEEEEEGSIINGSTCEDEEDQARSGAPWFKRPLKNTSVVDGEPVRFTVKVTGEPKPEVTWWFEGEMLQDSEDYQYIERGETYCLYLPETFPEDEGEYMCKAVNNRGTSASTCILTIETDDY, encoded by the exons ATGAATGACATTGCACAGAAGACTGAG ATTCTGCTTTCTTCATCTAAACCCGTCCAAAAATCCTATGTGCCCAAGCTTCACAAGGGTGATGTAAAGGATAAATTTGAagctatgcagaaagcaagggaagaaagaaatgaaaggcgatctagagatgaaaagcaaagaagaaaagaacaatatgttagagagagagaatggaacaggagaaagcaggag ATGAAAGAACTACTTGCATCTGATGAAGACGATGATGCAAAATCATCTAAAATAGAAAAAGGTTATGTTCCAAAGCTGATAG GAACTGTTAAAGGCAAATTTGCAGAAATGGAGAAGCAAaggcaagaagaagaaagaaaaagaatggaagaggaaagaaagcgcAGAATTGAACAGGATATGATTGAGAAAAGGAAAATTCAAAGAGAATTGGCAAAAAAAGCACAGGAG ATTGATGACTTAAACAATACGGGAACTGAATCAGGAGCAGAG GAAGGGGATGATTCACTGCTGGTTACAGTAGTGCCTGTAAAACCCACCAAAACACCTGGAAAGATGAAAATAAACTTTGAGAACATaggaaaagaaagagcagaaCAAACACAAAGAGAGGATGAAGAAAAGCAGCTAAAATATGAGAAACATAAACAACCCCTTAAAGAAGCCAAGTGCCTTTCATTTGTCATG AGTGAAAACACAGATAATGAAACACAAGAGCCTCTTTCTCCTGGTAAGCTGAAAGTAACATTTGAAGAACTTGAAAGACAAAGACAGGAAAACCAAAGGCGGcaagcagaggaagaagcaagACAGCGTTTAGAAGAGGAAAAACGTGCCTTTGAAGAAGCTAGACAGCAAATG ATAAATGAAGGTGCCGATGAGGAATCTGAAAATTCTGTTAAGGAATTCCGTCCTGGTAAACTCAAACTCAGTTTTGAGGAGATGGAAAGAcagaggagagaagaagaaaagaggaaagcagaagaagAAGCAAGACGACGCATAGAAGAGGAGAAAAGGGCATTTGCTGAAGCAAGAAAGAATATG GTGCTGGATGATGAATCACCAGAAATGTTTAAAACCATTTCTCAAGAATCTCTCATACCTGGTAAACTGGAAATTAATTTTGAGGAGTTGCTGAGacaaaaaatggaagaagagaaaagacgCACAGAAGAGCAGCGTAGGCAAAAGTTGGAAATGGAAAAGCAAGAATTTCAGCAGCTGAGACAGGAAATGGGAGAG CTAGAAGAGGAGTCTGAAACTTTTGAATTAAGCAAAGAATATGAAGAATTAATGAAGTTAAAAAGAAGTGGCTCTATTCAGGCAAAGAACTTAAAGAGCAAGTTTGAAAAAATAGGACAATTGTCtcaagaagaaatacagaaaaagattGAAGAAGAGCGAGCTAAGAGAAGAGCAATGGATGAAGAAAtaagagaaagggaagcagaaaaatTTCAAGAG GATGATGAGGTAGATGTGAGACCAGCCAAGAAATCAGAGGCTCCATTTACTCATAAAGTAAACATGAAGGCCCGTTTTGAGCAAATGGCAAGAgccagagaagaggaagaacagagaAGAATTGAAGAACAAAAATTACTACGCATGCAGTTTGAACAAAAAGAAATTGATGCTGCATTACAGAAG aaaagggaagaggaagaggaggaggaaggaagcattATTAATGGTTCTActtgcgaagatgaggaggatcAAGCTCGATCTGGAGCTCCCTGGTTCAAGAGGCCACTAAAAAACACATCAGTTGTTGATGGCGAGCCAGTGAGATTTACTGTTAAAGTTACTGGGGAACCAAAACCCGAAGTCACTTGGTGGTTTGAGGGCGAAATGTTGCAGGACTCTGAGGACTACCAGTATATTGAAAGAGGAGAAACCTATTGCCTTTATTTGCCAGAAACCTTCCCAGAAGATGAAGGGGAATATATGTGTAAAGCAGTCAACAACAGAGGCACATCTGCTAGCACCTGTATTCTCACCATTGAAA CTGATGACTACTAA
- the NEXN gene encoding nexilin isoform X1: MNDIAQKTEILLSSSKPVQKSYVPKLHKGDVKDKFEAMQKAREERNERRSRDEKQRRKEQYVREREWNRRKQEMKELLASDEDDDAKSSKIEKGYVPKLIGTVKGKFAEMEKQRQEEERKRMEEERKRRIEQDMIEKRKIQRELAKKAQEIDDLNNTGTESGAEEGDDSLLVTVVPVKPTKTPGKMKINFENIGKERAEQTQREDEEKQLKYEKHKQPLKEAKCLSFVMSENTDNETQEPLSPGKLKVTFEELERQRQENQRRQAEEEARQRLEEEKRAFEEARQQMINEGADEESENSVKEFRPGKLKLSFEEMERQRREEEKRKAEEEARRRIEEEKRAFAEARKNMQVLDDESPEMFKTISQESLIPGKLEINFEELLRQKMEEEKRRTEEQRRQKLEMEKQEFQQLRQEMGELEEESETFELSKEYEELMKLKRSGSIQAKNLKSKFEKIGQLSQEEIQKKIEEERAKRRAMDEEIREREAEKFQEDDEVDVRPAKKSEAPFTHKVNMKARFEQMARAREEEEQRRIEEQKLLRMQFEQKEIDAALQKKREEEEEEEGSIINGSTCEDEEDQARSGAPWFKRPLKNTSVVDGEPVRFTVKVTGEPKPEVTWWFEGEMLQDSEDYQYIERGETYCLYLPETFPEDEGEYMCKAVNNRGTSASTCILTIETDDY, translated from the exons ATGAATGACATTGCACAGAAGACTGAG ATTCTGCTTTCTTCATCTAAACCCGTCCAAAAATCCTATGTGCCCAAGCTTCACAAGGGTGATGTAAAGGATAAATTTGAagctatgcagaaagcaagggaagaaagaaatgaaaggcgatctagagatgaaaagcaaagaagaaaagaacaatatgttagagagagagaatggaacaggagaaagcaggag ATGAAAGAACTACTTGCATCTGATGAAGACGATGATGCAAAATCATCTAAAATAGAAAAAGGTTATGTTCCAAAGCTGATAG GAACTGTTAAAGGCAAATTTGCAGAAATGGAGAAGCAAaggcaagaagaagaaagaaaaagaatggaagaggaaagaaagcgcAGAATTGAACAGGATATGATTGAGAAAAGGAAAATTCAAAGAGAATTGGCAAAAAAAGCACAGGAG ATTGATGACTTAAACAATACGGGAACTGAATCAGGAGCAGAG GAAGGGGATGATTCACTGCTGGTTACAGTAGTGCCTGTAAAACCCACCAAAACACCTGGAAAGATGAAAATAAACTTTGAGAACATaggaaaagaaagagcagaaCAAACACAAAGAGAGGATGAAGAAAAGCAGCTAAAATATGAGAAACATAAACAACCCCTTAAAGAAGCCAAGTGCCTTTCATTTGTCATG AGTGAAAACACAGATAATGAAACACAAGAGCCTCTTTCTCCTGGTAAGCTGAAAGTAACATTTGAAGAACTTGAAAGACAAAGACAGGAAAACCAAAGGCGGcaagcagaggaagaagcaagACAGCGTTTAGAAGAGGAAAAACGTGCCTTTGAAGAAGCTAGACAGCAAATG ATAAATGAAGGTGCCGATGAGGAATCTGAAAATTCTGTTAAGGAATTCCGTCCTGGTAAACTCAAACTCAGTTTTGAGGAGATGGAAAGAcagaggagagaagaagaaaagaggaaagcagaagaagAAGCAAGACGACGCATAGAAGAGGAGAAAAGGGCATTTGCTGAAGCAAGAAAGAATATG CAGGTGCTGGATGATGAATCACCAGAAATGTTTAAAACCATTTCTCAAGAATCTCTCATACCTGGTAAACTGGAAATTAATTTTGAGGAGTTGCTGAGacaaaaaatggaagaagagaaaagacgCACAGAAGAGCAGCGTAGGCAAAAGTTGGAAATGGAAAAGCAAGAATTTCAGCAGCTGAGACAGGAAATGGGAGAG CTAGAAGAGGAGTCTGAAACTTTTGAATTAAGCAAAGAATATGAAGAATTAATGAAGTTAAAAAGAAGTGGCTCTATTCAGGCAAAGAACTTAAAGAGCAAGTTTGAAAAAATAGGACAATTGTCtcaagaagaaatacagaaaaagattGAAGAAGAGCGAGCTAAGAGAAGAGCAATGGATGAAGAAAtaagagaaagggaagcagaaaaatTTCAAGAG GATGATGAGGTAGATGTGAGACCAGCCAAGAAATCAGAGGCTCCATTTACTCATAAAGTAAACATGAAGGCCCGTTTTGAGCAAATGGCAAGAgccagagaagaggaagaacagagaAGAATTGAAGAACAAAAATTACTACGCATGCAGTTTGAACAAAAAGAAATTGATGCTGCATTACAGAAG aaaagggaagaggaagaggaggaggaaggaagcattATTAATGGTTCTActtgcgaagatgaggaggatcAAGCTCGATCTGGAGCTCCCTGGTTCAAGAGGCCACTAAAAAACACATCAGTTGTTGATGGCGAGCCAGTGAGATTTACTGTTAAAGTTACTGGGGAACCAAAACCCGAAGTCACTTGGTGGTTTGAGGGCGAAATGTTGCAGGACTCTGAGGACTACCAGTATATTGAAAGAGGAGAAACCTATTGCCTTTATTTGCCAGAAACCTTCCCAGAAGATGAAGGGGAATATATGTGTAAAGCAGTCAACAACAGAGGCACATCTGCTAGCACCTGTATTCTCACCATTGAAA CTGATGACTACTAA
- the NEXN gene encoding nexilin isoform X3 — protein sequence MNDIAQKTEMKELLASDEDDDAKSSKIEKGYVPKLIGTVKGKFAEMEKQRQEEERKRMEEERKRRIEQDMIEKRKIQRELAKKAQEIDDLNNTGTESGAEEGDDSLLVTVVPVKPTKTPGKMKINFENIGKERAEQTQREDEEKQLKYEKHKQPLKEAKCLSFVMSENTDNETQEPLSPGKLKVTFEELERQRQENQRRQAEEEARQRLEEEKRAFEEARQQMINEGADEESENSVKEFRPGKLKLSFEEMERQRREEEKRKAEEEARRRIEEEKRAFAEARKNMQVLDDESPEMFKTISQESLIPGKLEINFEELLRQKMEEEKRRTEEQRRQKLEMEKQEFQQLRQEMGELEEESETFELSKEYEELMKLKRSGSIQAKNLKSKFEKIGQLSQEEIQKKIEEERAKRRAMDEEIREREAEKFQEDDEVDVRPAKKSEAPFTHKVNMKARFEQMARAREEEEQRRIEEQKLLRMQFEQKEIDAALQKKREEEEEEEGSIINGSTCEDEEDQARSGAPWFKRPLKNTSVVDGEPVRFTVKVTGEPKPEVTWWFEGEMLQDSEDYQYIERGETYCLYLPETFPEDEGEYMCKAVNNRGTSASTCILTIETDDY from the exons ATGAATGACATTGCACAGAAGACTGAG ATGAAAGAACTACTTGCATCTGATGAAGACGATGATGCAAAATCATCTAAAATAGAAAAAGGTTATGTTCCAAAGCTGATAG GAACTGTTAAAGGCAAATTTGCAGAAATGGAGAAGCAAaggcaagaagaagaaagaaaaagaatggaagaggaaagaaagcgcAGAATTGAACAGGATATGATTGAGAAAAGGAAAATTCAAAGAGAATTGGCAAAAAAAGCACAGGAG ATTGATGACTTAAACAATACGGGAACTGAATCAGGAGCAGAG GAAGGGGATGATTCACTGCTGGTTACAGTAGTGCCTGTAAAACCCACCAAAACACCTGGAAAGATGAAAATAAACTTTGAGAACATaggaaaagaaagagcagaaCAAACACAAAGAGAGGATGAAGAAAAGCAGCTAAAATATGAGAAACATAAACAACCCCTTAAAGAAGCCAAGTGCCTTTCATTTGTCATG AGTGAAAACACAGATAATGAAACACAAGAGCCTCTTTCTCCTGGTAAGCTGAAAGTAACATTTGAAGAACTTGAAAGACAAAGACAGGAAAACCAAAGGCGGcaagcagaggaagaagcaagACAGCGTTTAGAAGAGGAAAAACGTGCCTTTGAAGAAGCTAGACAGCAAATG ATAAATGAAGGTGCCGATGAGGAATCTGAAAATTCTGTTAAGGAATTCCGTCCTGGTAAACTCAAACTCAGTTTTGAGGAGATGGAAAGAcagaggagagaagaagaaaagaggaaagcagaagaagAAGCAAGACGACGCATAGAAGAGGAGAAAAGGGCATTTGCTGAAGCAAGAAAGAATATG CAGGTGCTGGATGATGAATCACCAGAAATGTTTAAAACCATTTCTCAAGAATCTCTCATACCTGGTAAACTGGAAATTAATTTTGAGGAGTTGCTGAGacaaaaaatggaagaagagaaaagacgCACAGAAGAGCAGCGTAGGCAAAAGTTGGAAATGGAAAAGCAAGAATTTCAGCAGCTGAGACAGGAAATGGGAGAG CTAGAAGAGGAGTCTGAAACTTTTGAATTAAGCAAAGAATATGAAGAATTAATGAAGTTAAAAAGAAGTGGCTCTATTCAGGCAAAGAACTTAAAGAGCAAGTTTGAAAAAATAGGACAATTGTCtcaagaagaaatacagaaaaagattGAAGAAGAGCGAGCTAAGAGAAGAGCAATGGATGAAGAAAtaagagaaagggaagcagaaaaatTTCAAGAG GATGATGAGGTAGATGTGAGACCAGCCAAGAAATCAGAGGCTCCATTTACTCATAAAGTAAACATGAAGGCCCGTTTTGAGCAAATGGCAAGAgccagagaagaggaagaacagagaAGAATTGAAGAACAAAAATTACTACGCATGCAGTTTGAACAAAAAGAAATTGATGCTGCATTACAGAAG aaaagggaagaggaagaggaggaggaaggaagcattATTAATGGTTCTActtgcgaagatgaggaggatcAAGCTCGATCTGGAGCTCCCTGGTTCAAGAGGCCACTAAAAAACACATCAGTTGTTGATGGCGAGCCAGTGAGATTTACTGTTAAAGTTACTGGGGAACCAAAACCCGAAGTCACTTGGTGGTTTGAGGGCGAAATGTTGCAGGACTCTGAGGACTACCAGTATATTGAAAGAGGAGAAACCTATTGCCTTTATTTGCCAGAAACCTTCCCAGAAGATGAAGGGGAATATATGTGTAAAGCAGTCAACAACAGAGGCACATCTGCTAGCACCTGTATTCTCACCATTGAAA CTGATGACTACTAA
- the NEXN gene encoding nexilin isoform X4 produces the protein MNDIAQKTEMKELLASDEDDDAKSSKIEKGYVPKLIGTVKGKFAEMEKQRQEEERKRMEEERKRRIEQDMIEKRKIQRELAKKAQEIDDLNNTGTESGAEEGDDSLLVTVVPVKPTKTPGKMKINFENIGKERAEQTQREDEEKQLKYEKHKQPLKEAKCLSFVMSENTDNETQEPLSPGKLKVTFEELERQRQENQRRQAEEEARQRLEEEKRAFEEARQQMINEGADEESENSVKEFRPGKLKLSFEEMERQRREEEKRKAEEEARRRIEEEKRAFAEARKNMVLDDESPEMFKTISQESLIPGKLEINFEELLRQKMEEEKRRTEEQRRQKLEMEKQEFQQLRQEMGELEEESETFELSKEYEELMKLKRSGSIQAKNLKSKFEKIGQLSQEEIQKKIEEERAKRRAMDEEIREREAEKFQEDDEVDVRPAKKSEAPFTHKVNMKARFEQMARAREEEEQRRIEEQKLLRMQFEQKEIDAALQKKREEEEEEEGSIINGSTCEDEEDQARSGAPWFKRPLKNTSVVDGEPVRFTVKVTGEPKPEVTWWFEGEMLQDSEDYQYIERGETYCLYLPETFPEDEGEYMCKAVNNRGTSASTCILTIESKS, from the exons ATGAATGACATTGCACAGAAGACTGAG ATGAAAGAACTACTTGCATCTGATGAAGACGATGATGCAAAATCATCTAAAATAGAAAAAGGTTATGTTCCAAAGCTGATAG GAACTGTTAAAGGCAAATTTGCAGAAATGGAGAAGCAAaggcaagaagaagaaagaaaaagaatggaagaggaaagaaagcgcAGAATTGAACAGGATATGATTGAGAAAAGGAAAATTCAAAGAGAATTGGCAAAAAAAGCACAGGAG ATTGATGACTTAAACAATACGGGAACTGAATCAGGAGCAGAG GAAGGGGATGATTCACTGCTGGTTACAGTAGTGCCTGTAAAACCCACCAAAACACCTGGAAAGATGAAAATAAACTTTGAGAACATaggaaaagaaagagcagaaCAAACACAAAGAGAGGATGAAGAAAAGCAGCTAAAATATGAGAAACATAAACAACCCCTTAAAGAAGCCAAGTGCCTTTCATTTGTCATG AGTGAAAACACAGATAATGAAACACAAGAGCCTCTTTCTCCTGGTAAGCTGAAAGTAACATTTGAAGAACTTGAAAGACAAAGACAGGAAAACCAAAGGCGGcaagcagaggaagaagcaagACAGCGTTTAGAAGAGGAAAAACGTGCCTTTGAAGAAGCTAGACAGCAAATG ATAAATGAAGGTGCCGATGAGGAATCTGAAAATTCTGTTAAGGAATTCCGTCCTGGTAAACTCAAACTCAGTTTTGAGGAGATGGAAAGAcagaggagagaagaagaaaagaggaaagcagaagaagAAGCAAGACGACGCATAGAAGAGGAGAAAAGGGCATTTGCTGAAGCAAGAAAGAATATG GTGCTGGATGATGAATCACCAGAAATGTTTAAAACCATTTCTCAAGAATCTCTCATACCTGGTAAACTGGAAATTAATTTTGAGGAGTTGCTGAGacaaaaaatggaagaagagaaaagacgCACAGAAGAGCAGCGTAGGCAAAAGTTGGAAATGGAAAAGCAAGAATTTCAGCAGCTGAGACAGGAAATGGGAGAG CTAGAAGAGGAGTCTGAAACTTTTGAATTAAGCAAAGAATATGAAGAATTAATGAAGTTAAAAAGAAGTGGCTCTATTCAGGCAAAGAACTTAAAGAGCAAGTTTGAAAAAATAGGACAATTGTCtcaagaagaaatacagaaaaagattGAAGAAGAGCGAGCTAAGAGAAGAGCAATGGATGAAGAAAtaagagaaagggaagcagaaaaatTTCAAGAG GATGATGAGGTAGATGTGAGACCAGCCAAGAAATCAGAGGCTCCATTTACTCATAAAGTAAACATGAAGGCCCGTTTTGAGCAAATGGCAAGAgccagagaagaggaagaacagagaAGAATTGAAGAACAAAAATTACTACGCATGCAGTTTGAACAAAAAGAAATTGATGCTGCATTACAGAAG aaaagggaagaggaagaggaggaggaaggaagcattATTAATGGTTCTActtgcgaagatgaggaggatcAAGCTCGATCTGGAGCTCCCTGGTTCAAGAGGCCACTAAAAAACACATCAGTTGTTGATGGCGAGCCAGTGAGATTTACTGTTAAAGTTACTGGGGAACCAAAACCCGAAGTCACTTGGTGGTTTGAGGGCGAAATGTTGCAGGACTCTGAGGACTACCAGTATATTGAAAGAGGAGAAACCTATTGCCTTTATTTGCCAGAAACCTTCCCAGAAGATGAAGGGGAATATATGTGTAAAGCAGTCAACAACAGAGGCACATCTGCTAGCACCTGTATTCTCACCATTGAAAGTAAgagttaa